Below is a genomic region from Thermoplasmata archaeon.
GGGCCGGGAGGTACTCTGTCCAGCTGCGCGTGACGGACGAGAGGGGAGCCTCCTCGATGGCTTCGGTGAACGTGACGGTACTCGAGAGGGAGGAGGGGGGCGTCACCCCGTGGCTCGCCGCCTCCGCGGGCGCGCTGGTCGCGGCGCTCGCGCTCGCGGCGCTGGGCTGGAGGTATCTGGCGGCGCGGGCCGGGCCGGCCGCGGCTCGCAGCGCCTACGAGAGGCTCGTGCGCGCACCGGCGGAGGAGAGGCGGAGGCGCCACTGGGGGGCGAGCGCGCGGAGGAGGGAGAGAAGAGGGCGGGGGCCGGTTTAGGCCCGGGGTCAGGCCCGCTCCTACGCGCGCGGCTGCGGCTGCGGGCCGACTGCGGAGGGGAGTCTGGAGGGCCGGGAGGGCTGATGTTCGTTGGCTCCGGGGGAGGAGGGACGGGTGGAGGGAATGGATGGGCGCGGGGAAAGCCGGTGGAGCGGCGGAGGGGGGGCAGCGGAGGAGCGATAGAACCCGCTGGGGGCGTGGCGGGGGCGGGCTGTGGCGGTGGCGGGGCGCGGGGGAGGAGCCGGTGCTCTCCGGGGAGGGTTCGGGGGAGCCGTTCGGTCCCGGCGCTCGCGGGGCGGAACACAGGGAGTCTACGAGAACGGCCACGGGAGTGGGAGGACGAAGACGGCCATGAAGCCGAGCTGCATGGCGAGCAGCATCAGGTACATGTGCTTCCAGACGGGGCTGTTCTCGAGGTGCGGGTCCTGCTCGAACCTCGCCTCCCTGAGCAGGTGAATCAGGTAGAGCGCCCAGGGGAGCAGGAGGACGAGGTAGTTCGCCTGCATCTTCAGAACGTCGAGGTATGTGGCGGCGGGAATCAGGGCGAAGGGGAGGACGAGGAAGGGCGAGGAGAGGAGAGCCGCCTTGCGGGGCCCGTAGACAACGGGGAGCGTCCTGACGCCGAACCTCCTGTCGCCCTCGACGTCCGTGAAGTCCTTCGTCGTCGTGGCTCCGGTGAGGAAGACGCTCATGATGCCCCCGATAACGAAGGGCGCGGGGTCGAACGGCAGGGGGCCGTGCGGGAGCAGCGGGTCGTCGAAGATGGACCAGGCCGCGACGAAGCCCAGCGTGCCCCGGGTGATCGCGATCACAATGTTGGAGACCCAGAGCCTCTTCTTGAGCCTGAGCGGGGGCATCGAGTAGGTGATTGTTATCAGCATTATCAGGAGAACGAGGAAGCTGAATGTGAGCCTGAAGGCCGTGGCGGCCCTCCAGATTGTGACGAGGTAGAGAATCCAGGCGATGGACCTCGCCTCGTCCTTTGTCACGACGCCCGAGGGGACGGGCCTGTAGGGCTTGTTGATTTTGTCAATCTCAGCGTCGTAGGCGGCGTTGAGGGCATTGGAGGCGGCATTGACGAGCACGAGCGCGCTCACGCCCCAGAGGAGCTCGGTGGCGTGGTCGATTAGAACGGCCCTCGAGACGGCCCCGCCATTCGAGACAGAGAGGCCGATGAGCGCGGCCGCGGTCCCGCCGATCGCGGGCGCCAGCAGCGTGAATGGCCTGACGAGGTCGATGTAGCCCCTGAGCTTTCGCGGGACGAACTCGACCCTGTCGTAGCCCTCCCGGATTGTGAGCTTGGCCACGCCGACCCCGCCGACCCGTATCCGCTTCTACTTATTTGGTATTAATCATTATTGGTATGATTTCCGGCGGGCCGGGCGGCGCGCCGGGGGCGCGAGGCCGGGGCTGCCCGTGGGAGGGCCGCGCGCGACATCCGCGCCGGACGGCGCGGCCCTCGAGACGCATGGCGCGGCCCCTGCGCCGGACGGCGCGAACGGCGCGCCGCATGGCGCGGCCCTCGCGCCACGTGGCGAGGCCAGCGCGGCGCACGGCGCGGCTCTCGCGCCAGATGGCGCGGCTCGCGGGCAGGGTGGCGCGGCTCCCGCGCCGGCTGGCGCGCGTCCCGCGCGGGCTCGCGCCGCCGCACGAATTCGTGCGGAGGGTCCCGCGCCCCGCGGCCGGGGGCCCGGATGTCGTTGCGGGGCCCAAGAGGGCCGAAGGCGGAGCGCCGCCGTCTGTGGCCGGCTCCTCACTCCTTCGCGGGCGGGCTCCTGACGGTGCCCTCGGTCGCGGGGACGAGCTCCCTGAGCCTTGGAGAGCGGGGGCCGTACTTCGCCTCCCAGCGCCTCTTGAGCATCGAGGCGGTCCGGGCCGCCTCTCGCATCGAGGCCACGAGCGCCTTCGTCGTCGCCTTCAGCTCCGCCTTAAGGTTCTCCTGCCTCTGATTGGTCGCCTCGATATCGTTCACCTTGGCCTCGAAAGCGTCGAGCGCTTCCTTTAGGTCCGGAAAGTCGCTCAGGTTCCTCCTCGTCGCAGCAATGTAGTGACGCCACTGCGTCAGCAGCTGGCGCGTCGCGCGGCTCCTCCTCGGCATTTCAGACCACCAGCGAGTAATCGATGTGGCGGTTATTTAATACTTGAGGCCGGGGGAGCTCGCCAGCACTGCCCGAGCGCACTCGGGCCCACGCACCCGCCGGCCGCCAATTCACTCGCGCCTCCGTCGCCCGGGCCTCCCGGCCCCGCGCCCCTCGCCCCCCCGGCCGCGCGGCGGCGAATTAGTCCTTCGTCAGGTCCTCGCCCGCGAAGAAGTGGGCCTGCACCGCGGCGTAGATGTCCTCCATCCCGCTCATCTCCTCAGCGGAGGCGGTGATGAAGTTCCTGAACGCGCCCACGCTCTCGAGCGCCCTGAAGAGCTCGACGTTGAACTGGACCTGAGCACCCGCGAGCTCCTCCTGCGCTGCCGCCTGGAGGCTCAGCCCGTCCTCGGCCCAGCGCCTGAGCCTCGCAAGCTCCTCCTCCTCGAGGAGGTCGGCCTTGCTGACCACGTTCATCATCGGCATCGCGAACCTGAACTGGACCGTCGCGCTGAGCATCAGCTGCGATATGAACCCCGAGGGGACTTTCGCCAGAACCGGGTCTATGAGGAACGCAAGCGCCGAGCGCTCTCCTGTCAGCGCATCGACCACGCGCCGGCTGGACCTCCGGAAGGCGAAGAGCTCGAGCTGGCCGGGTGTGTCGATGAGGATGTAGGGGCTCCTGAAGCCGTCGAGTATCTCGCGAATCTCGCCGACCCTCATCGCCAGCATGTCGGCGCACGCGATCTGGGCTCCGTTGGGCCCGAGGCCGTATTCCTCCATCACGTCCCTGAGCGAGAGCCACTCGCGGATGTCGTACTCGGGTGAATAGGGGAGACTCTCCGCCCCCGGGTCGAGATTGACGGTCACGCTGTCCAGACCCTTGAGCTCCATCCAGGCCTGCATCGCGCGCGTGAGCGAGGTCTTGCCAGCTCCGGCGGTTCCAACGAAGTAGATTCCCACGGGGTCCATGACAGAGCAACCTCCTTACCCGCACCCCCTCCTGCGCGCTCGCCCCAACCCATCCCCCCAGTCCCCCCGCCCCTCCTCAGAGCTCGCCCCTCTCCCCTCCCGCGGCCCCGGCCTCCAGAATCGCCGTCTCCTCCATTATTCTCAGGAGGTCCCTCCTCACCTCCTCTGGAATTCTGTGGGCGTAGGTCTGAATCTCAACCCTGACCTGCTCCCTCACGCTCGCTTTCTTGTCGGCCGCCAGCGCGCGCAGCAGGCCCTGAATGTGGGGTGGGTGCTGGTCGTAGTAGGCCGCTATTGCGGCGACGATGTCCTCGCGCACCTTGGCGTCGACGTCGCGGGCGAGGAGCGGAATCAGCTCGTTCCTATACTCCGGAGGTATCCGGGCGAAGCTACGGTTGAGCTCGAACGCAACCTCCTCCCTCACCCGGGAATCCCGATCGTTCGCGAGCGCCCTGAGGAGCGCCTGAACGTCGGGCGGTAGCTTGTCGAAGTTGCTCGCCGTCGCTATCACAACGTCCGCCCTGACCTTCGGGTCGTCCGTCCTCGCCAGCGTCTTGACGAGCTCGTTCCGCATGTTGGCGGGCAGCTTGTCGAACTCTCGCCCCAGCCTCTGCGCCACCCTCCTCTCCCGCTGCTCGCTGTCCCACGCCCTCGACGGTGCAGGTGGGGCAGGCGCGGGCCTCGGCGGAGGGGGAGAGGGGGGAGGCGGGGCGGATGCCGGGGCCTCGGGGGTTTGCGGGGGGGCTGCGGGGCCAGGTGCCCCGCGGGGCCGGGGGGGCGGGGGAGGCGCGGGCGGCGCCGGCGCGGTGGGCGCGCCGGTCGGCTGTTCCGCTCCGGGCTCACGCTCGGATGGCTCGGACGCCAGTAATTCCCCCAGCTCGCTCGTCAGCGTGCTCAGGATGTTCTTCTCGAGCTCCTCGGTCAGCTTGTCGATGTCGATCGTGGATAGATAGCCCGTTGAAGGCCTCGAGCCGGCGGCCTGCGGCGGGGCCGGGGGCTCCGGCGGCGACGGCGCCGGCGGCGGTGGCTGCGGCGCCGAAGGTGTGGGAGGTGGAGGCGGGGGAGGGGGCGGGGGTGTCTGGACGACCGGAGGCTGGGCCTCAAGTCGAGCCGGGGGCGCGGGCGTGGAGGGGGCGAGCGGTGTGGGCGGCTGCCCGGGACCCGGAGGGGGCGGGGGCTGGGGGAGGGGTCCAGTGCCAGCGGAAGGCGCAGCCGCTCTCTTGACCTTCTTGACCTTCTTAACCGCTTTCCCGTTCCTTCCGGGTCCCGGACCCCCGGAGCCCTCGTCCGCCGTCATTCCCTCTTACCTTATCCCCAGTTTACGATATATATTTTCCCCGGCCTTCGCCCGCGTGGCCGCTCCCGCGCCGCGCGCCGCTACCCGATGTACCTGAGGTCCTCGGCCCGGGACTCCGCCATCGCCTTCTCCGCCTCTTTGAACTGGGCCGTCAGCCTCTCGATCTGCTGGGCCTTCTCCTCGAGGGCCGTGTAGTCCACCTTGATGCCGAGCAGTGAGGAGAGAACTTCGAGCACCATGCGGGCGCTCTTCGGGTCGACGAAGTAGCCCGAGGTCTCTCCCATCAGACACACGCCCGGAATCTTCCAAAGTGCCGCGAGCCCGAGCAGGAGGCCGCTGGCGCCGATGATGCCGCTCCCGGGCTCCCCGCTAGAAAAGACCACGCCCGCGCGCTTCATCTCCTCGACGAGCTCGGGGGAGGTCGCGGCGCCAAGGACCCTCGGCTTCTCCACGATGCGCCCGACGCCGTAGCCACCGAGGGTATAGATTCTGCTGAGCTTGTATTTCTCTAGTAGCTGGAGAGCCTTGAAGGAGAGCTCGTACTGCCCCTCGGGTGTGATTCCCTGATAGTCTCCGACCAGAAATATCAGATCCGGAACTTCGCGCCCCTTCCTCTTCACATAGTAGAGCTCGTTGCTGACCAGGCGAATTACGCCGTCATCCCCGACCAGGACCTGCGGGGGCAGGTGCTTGCTCCATATTGTGATGAATTTCTTCGCTCTGAGAACGTCGACGAGGTGGTCCGCCGCTAGCTTGCCCACGTTCCCGACGCCCGGGAGACCCTCGATGAGCACGGGGTTGTTCAGCTCGGGCTTCTCGTGATGAATCACAAGCGCCTCATCCACTGCTCTCGCCCTCCAGCTCCCTCTTCAGCCGCCTCCTGTAGACGCCGTAATGGTCCTCGGGGGAGAACCGCGCCGGAGCCGCGACGCGGGTGGCCGCGCCGCAGGAGCCGCAGGATGCCTTCAGGGTATAGAGCCCGCAAGCGGGACACTTCCTCAGGTGTGAGCGCAACTCCCTCCCCTCTCCCTAGTGAAGCTCGCGCGGCCGCCGCACTTCTTTACGTGCTCCAGAACGCGCTCCACCGCTCCCTTGAGAGATTCCTCCGCAGTCCGGTAGTCCAGCGCGGAGACGGTGATTCTGTACCGGGGAGCGCCGAGGTACTGTATCGTGACCTCCCCTCCCCCATGGGAACCCTCGGCCAGCATGAGGGCCTCCTTGATTTTCTTAACGCCGTCTGGGCCCTCCCACACGAGCTCGAACTGGCCGTGAATCTCGACCCTCGGCGGTACTATGTTCTCCTGCGCAACGCGCACGAGCGCCTTCACCCAAGGGCCCTTGAAGCCCTCCTTCTCCAGCGCCCTCTGGTCCACCGCGCACTCCTCGAAAACCGCGTAGAGGCTCCCGAACCTCTCCACCAGCGCCCTCCCGAACTCCTCGTAGCAGGCCTCGACCGGCTTCTTCAGGGCCTGGGCCACGAGCTCGAAGAGCTTCTCGGCCCTCTGCTCGTTCTTCCACTCCTGTATCTTCTCCTTCCTCTGGTGGTCGTTGACCTGCTTCAGGGAGAGGTCTATGTGCTGCTTGGATGGGTCGACGCGGAGGACCTTGCAGACCACCTTCTGACCCTCGCGCACGTGGTCCCTGATGTACTTGACCCAGCCCGTCGCCACCTCGGCGATGTGTATGAAGCCCTCCTTCCCCTT
It encodes:
- a CDS encoding UbiA family prenyltransferase, giving the protein MAKLTIREGYDRVEFVPRKLRGYIDLVRPFTLLAPAIGGTAAALIGLSVSNGGAVSRAVLIDHATELLWGVSALVLVNAASNALNAAYDAEIDKINKPYRPVPSGVVTKDEARSIAWILYLVTIWRAATAFRLTFSFLVLLIMLITITYSMPPLRLKKRLWVSNIVIAITRGTLGFVAAWSIFDDPLLPHGPLPFDPAPFVIGGIMSVFLTGATTTKDFTDVEGDRRFGVRTLPVVYGPRKAALLSSPFLVLPFALIPAATYLDVLKMQANYLVLLLPWALYLIHLLREARFEQDPHLENSPVWKHMYLMLLAMQLGFMAVFVLPLPWPFS
- a CDS encoding ATP/GTP-binding protein, translated to MDPVGIYFVGTAGAGKTSLTRAMQAWMELKGLDSVTVNLDPGAESLPYSPEYDIREWLSLRDVMEEYGLGPNGAQIACADMLAMRVGEIREILDGFRSPYILIDTPGQLELFAFRRSSRRVVDALTGERSALAFLIDPVLAKVPSGFISQLMLSATVQFRFAMPMMNVVSKADLLEEEELARLRRWAEDGLSLQAAAQEELAGAQVQFNVELFRALESVGAFRNFITASAEEMSGMEDIYAAVQAHFFAGEDLTKD
- a CDS encoding HEAT repeat domain-containing protein, whose protein sequence is MTADEGSGGPGPGRNGKAVKKVKKVKRAAAPSAGTGPLPQPPPPPGPGQPPTPLAPSTPAPPARLEAQPPVVQTPPPPPPPPPPTPSAPQPPPPAPSPPEPPAPPQAAGSRPSTGYLSTIDIDKLTEELEKNILSTLTSELGELLASEPSEREPGAEQPTGAPTAPAPPAPPPPPRPRGAPGPAAPPQTPEAPASAPPPPSPPPPRPAPAPPAPSRAWDSEQRERRVAQRLGREFDKLPANMRNELVKTLARTDDPKVRADVVIATASNFDKLPPDVQALLRALANDRDSRVREEVAFELNRSFARIPPEYRNELIPLLARDVDAKVREDIVAAIAAYYDQHPPHIQGLLRALAADKKASVREQVRVEIQTYAHRIPEEVRRDLLRIMEETAILEAGAAGGERGEL
- a CDS encoding proteasome assembly chaperone family protein, producing the protein MDEALVIHHEKPELNNPVLIEGLPGVGNVGKLAADHLVDVLRAKKFITIWSKHLPPQVLVGDDGVIRLVSNELYYVKRKGREVPDLIFLVGDYQGITPEGQYELSFKALQLLEKYKLSRIYTLGGYGVGRIVEKPRVLGAATSPELVEEMKRAGVVFSSGEPGSGIIGASGLLLGLAALWKIPGVCLMGETSGYFVDPKSARMVLEVLSSLLGIKVDYTALEEKAQQIERLTAQFKEAEKAMAESRAEDLRYIG
- a CDS encoding RNA-protein complex protein Nop10, with amino-acid sequence MRSHLRKCPACGLYTLKASCGSCGAATRVAAPARFSPEDHYGVYRRRLKRELEGESSG
- a CDS encoding translation initiation factor IF-2 subunit alpha, producing the protein MVKLSPYPEEGELVVCTVKEVKSFGAFVELNEYKGKEGFIHIAEVATGWVKYIRDHVREGQKVVCKVLRVDPSKQHIDLSLKQVNDHQRKEKIQEWKNEQRAEKLFELVAQALKKPVEACYEEFGRALVERFGSLYAVFEECAVDQRALEKEGFKGPWVKALVRVAQENIVPPRVEIHGQFELVWEGPDGVKKIKEALMLAEGSHGGGEVTIQYLGAPRYRITVSALDYRTAEESLKGAVERVLEHVKKCGGRASFTRERGGSCAHT